One window from the genome of Montipora foliosa isolate CH-2021 chromosome 5, ASM3666993v2, whole genome shotgun sequence encodes:
- the LOC138002743 gene encoding uncharacterized protein → MQTESKVIILLSSQSKIMASEEKKNSSSHPDNVVQIPPSDYAKKLDGKVRERYLKKIWTIGIDPSLIEGKDFEPDCLPPVESTDLLCYLVLETSFYTQKQFKAFRSLEAYNQMVSGFVYNVQGHMIASKFVVLAKVQHSQRMNEALIPIWIITEKDGTINCAHCLGCKAGLAESCSHIASVLIYLEAWTKVNGRLACTQMKCSASEVDYARVRDINFKSAKKLKVDLDETIESLSEELELSGISKRQNESAVPKPEVPPPSQAEVEEFYSKLSKCNSKPVVLSLVPPYAQSYVLPSRDISTVMDVFKKENLELSYNELLKLCQSTSIEITKEKIDLMQKDTISQSSGANFFKHRAGRIGASRSKAAAHSDPALPPQSLMQHICYPELHKVNTKAVRHGCKHEASAISAFEESMKKTHTNFKVIKCGLFINEENPWMHATPDFLCSCDCCGEGCGEIKCPLCLENCDFDSYVLKPGSCLEKNSSGEFVLVYTHEYYYQVQQQLFTTKLNYSYFVVCGVNENQIKLVSQKNLQDKDHWDRVLPKMHKFWRICVLPEVLARWYTRRENVTVDGASLADATCYCRQETVEETVKCCNPNCPIQRFHLSCLGIDGIPKTWYCPNCAKPTVMTQEIIRLAYDLTGPAFQGIHCIPVQQQKNLSDCGVFSTAFATSLLYGQNTMNVTYKINQMRPHLMQCLKGGNVTPFPTT, encoded by the exons ATGCAAACAGAGTCCAAAGTTATAATTCTTCTCAGTTCACAGTCGAAAATTATGGCTtccgaggaaaaaaaaaattcttcgtcTCATCCTGACAATGTTGTTCAAATTCCACCGTCTGATTACGCTAAAAAGCTGGATGGGAAAGTCAGAGAGCGCTACTTGAAGAAAATCTGGACGATTGGAATCGATCCTTCCTTGATAGAGGGGAAAGACTTCGAACCTGACTGTCTTCCGCCGGTTGAATCGACAGATTTACTCTGTTATTTGGTTCTTGAGACCAGCTTTTACACGCAAAAGCAATTTAAAGCCTTTCGCAGTCTGGAAGCTTATAATCAAATGGTTTCGGGGTTTGTTTACAACGTGCAAGGGCATATGATCGCAAGCAAGTTTGTCGTGTTGGCGAAAGTGCAGCACTCTCAGCGGATGAACGAGGCCTTGATTCCAATCTGGATCATTACCGAGAAAGATGGAACAATAAACTGCGCGCATTGTCTTGGATGCAAGGCGGGACTTGCTGAATCATGCTCGCATATTGCTAGCGTGCTTATTTACCTTGAAGCCTGGACAAAGGTGAATGGAAGGCTGGCGTGCACACAAATGAAGTGCAGCGCAAGCGAGGTAGATTATGCTAGGGTCCGCGACATAAATTTTAAATCAGCCAAGAAGTTAAAAGTGGACCTAGACGAAACGATTGAAAGTCTTTCTGAAGAATTAGAGCTTTCTGGGATCTCGAAACGCCAAAATGAAAGCGCTGTTCCCAAACCGGAGGTGCCACCACCGTCACAAGCGGAAGTGGAAGAATTTTATTCTAAACTAAGTAAATGTAACTCAAAACCTGTTGTGCTGAGTTTGGTTCCCCCATACGCTCAGAGTTACGTGCTACCGAGCCGAGATATATCCACTGTGATGGATGTGTTCAAAAAGGAGAACTTGGAACTCTCTTATAATGAACTACTTAAACTGTGCCAGAGCACCAGCATTgagattacaaaagaaaaaattgatctGATGCAAAAAGACACCATTTCACAGTCGAGCGGAGCGAATTTTTTCAAGCACAGAGCAGGGAGGATTGGTGCCTCGCGGAGTAAGGCTGCAGCACACTCTGATCCAGCACTGCCCCCCCAGTCCCTAATGCAGCACATTTGTTACCCTGAACTTCACAAGGTTAACACCAAGGCGGTGCGTCATGGGTGTAAGCATGAAGCTTCTGCTATCAGTGCTTTTGAAGAGTCCatgaaaaaaacacacacaaactTTAAGGTTATCAAATGTGGTCTCTTTATTAACGAAGAAAATCCCTGGATGCATGCCACCCCAGATTTTTTATGTTCGTGTGACTGTTGTGGGGAAGGCTGTGGGGAAATAAAATGTCCCCTGTGTTTGGAAAACTGTGACTTTGATTCATATGTTTTAAAGCCTGGCTCCTGCCTTGAAAAGAACAGTAGTGGGGAATTCGTACTGGTATACACACATGAATATTACTACCAGGTGCAACAACAGCTTTTCACTACCAAACTGAACTATAGTTACTTTGTTGTCTGCGGtgtaaatgaaaatcaaatcaagctgGTCTCGCAAAAAAATCTCCAAGATAAAGACCACTGGGACAGAGTTTTACCTAAAATGCACAAATTTTGGAGAATTTGTGTCTTGCCTGAGGTGCTTGCTCGATGGTACACAAGAAGAGAGAATGTTACTGTAGATGGGGCTTCCCTAGCTGATGCTACCTGTTATTGCAGGCAGGAAACTGTTGAGGAAACTGTCAAGTGCTGCAATCCAAACTGTCCTATTCAGCGATTTCATTTATCATGTTTGGGAATTGATGGTATTCCCAAAACCTGGTACTGCCCCAATT GCGCTAAACCCACAGTCA TGACCCAGGAGATCATAAGGTTGGCGTATGATTTGACAGGACCAGCCTTTCAGGGAATTCATTGCATTCCAGTGCAACAACAGAAAAATCTGTCTGACTGTGGTGTCTTTTCCACAGCTTTTGCAACAAGTTTACTTTATGGACAGAATACAATGAATGTAACATACAAGATTAATCAGATGCGTCCTCACTTAATGCAGTGTCTAAAAGGGGGAAACGTAACTCCTTTCCCTACCACTTGA
- the LOC138002744 gene encoding uncharacterized protein — MKAKKQEFLARKGEKKWISAISRKDLTDSILEHGRVCGRHFISGKAAKLWDRYDPDWIPTQNLGHNKCDAAEKLQADLEAAGERDERVRDREMKRVAAENEKRLREEMEAKRQKIGEPGEKVSDISFNSDSAMEVETETGTATQTEEFDYLFHTSTAKPPFDETYFANDNEKVRFYTGLPAYDVLQTVLQYVSKFVVRKSPTLSQFQEFVLTLMKLKLNMPMQDLAYRFGISIATVSRTFSAWMVVLDARLAFLIRWPEREDLLNAFKLPLATKL; from the coding sequence ATGAAGGCGAAGAAACAAGAATTCTTAGCGAGGAAAGGCGAAAAAAAATGGATTTCTGCCATCAGCCGAAAAGACCTCACGGACAGCATTTTGGAGCACGGACGAGTCTGTGGTAGACATTTTATTTCAGGGAAAGCTGCAAAACTGTGGGATAGGTACGATCCAGATTGGATTCCAACCCAGAATTTAGGCCATAATAAATGTGATGCCGCAGAAAAGCTTCAAGCAGATCTAGAAGCTGCCGGGGAACGAGACGAGAGGGTCAGAGATCGTGAGATGAAGCGTGTTGCGGCAGAAAATGAAAAGCGGCTCAGGGAAGAAATGGAGGCCAAGCGACAGAAAATTGGCGAACCAGGGGAAAAGGTCAGTGACATTTCTTTCAATTCGGACTCAGCGATGGAAGTGGAAACTGAAACAGGGACAGCTACTCAAACTGAGGAGTTCGATTATTTATTTCACACCTCGACTGCCAAACCACCATTCGATGAGACTTACTTCGCAAATGACAACGAGAAGGTGAGATTTTACACTGGATTGCCTGCTTATGATGTCCTGCAAACAGTTTTACAATATGTTTCGAAATTCGTTGTAAGAAAGTCGCCAACATTGTCACAGTTTCAAGAATTTGTTCTCACTTTAATGAAACTTAAACTTAACATGCCAATGCAGGATCTTGCTTACCGCTTTGGTATTTCCATTGCAACAGTTTCAAGGACATTCTCTGCATGGATGGTCGTCCTTGATGCTAGATTAGCCTTTCTAATAAGGTGGCCAGAGCGTGAAGACTTACTCAATGCTTTCAAGTTGCCTTTGGCAACAAAACTATAG